From Vitis vinifera cultivar Pinot Noir 40024 chromosome 5, ASM3070453v1, the proteins below share one genomic window:
- the LOC100252771 gene encoding S-protein homolog 31 — MKRISSFLLMFLLAAFIIFMSLKQSENFSGAEYDVRIVNGFTDNSSLALVIWCTSDNKDIGGRALQVGDDFSWSVKTNLWGATPFHCTMKWDATRKQFDAFQVQRDVQRCGPLRTCFWLVREDGFYFSNDQVNWKKDFSW; from the coding sequence ATGAAGAGAATCTCCAGCTTTCTGCTAATGTTTTTGCTTGCAGCATTCATAATATTCATGTCGCTGAAGCAATCTGAAAACTTCAGTGGCGCCGAGTATGATGTTCGTATAGTGAACGGGTTCACGGACAATTCATCGCTGGCTTTGGTGATTTGGTGCACATCCGACAACAAGGATATAGGTGGGCGTGCCCTTCAGGTGGGTGATGATTTCAGCTGGAGTGTGAAAACCAATTTATGGGGAGCCACTCCTTTCCACTGCACCATGAAATGGGATGCAACGAGGAAGCAGTTTGATGCCTTTCAGGTCCAGCGGGACGTTCAACGATGTGGCCCTCTTAGGACCTGCTTCTGGTTGGTCAGAGAGGATGGATTTTATTTTAGCAATGACCAAGTCAACTGGAAGAAAGATTTTTCATGGTAA